A region of Subdoligranulum variabile DNA encodes the following proteins:
- a CDS encoding TetR/AcrR family transcriptional regulator, which produces MARNKYPEITEERILQVAERLFLEKGYDNTTIQDIVDALGDLTKGAVYHHFKSKEEIMEAVGDRMFLRDNPFAAAAARKDLNGLEKIRASILLNQSDDARMEMTVQSMPILENPRFLAGMIKDNQQEIAPYLRRFLEEGIRDGSIRTEYPKELSEVIPLLTGLWMVPSLYPATAEEMMRKFRFLGTMLERMGVPVVNEELLNKLAPYFARLEQAQKH; this is translated from the coding sequence ATGGCCCGCAATAAGTATCCTGAAATCACGGAGGAAAGAATTCTGCAGGTGGCAGAACGTCTTTTTCTCGAGAAGGGATATGACAATACTACAATTCAGGATATTGTTGACGCTTTGGGAGACCTGACAAAAGGGGCTGTGTACCATCACTTCAAATCTAAAGAAGAGATTATGGAAGCGGTGGGGGATCGGATGTTTCTGCGCGACAATCCTTTTGCCGCCGCAGCAGCGCGTAAAGATCTGAATGGACTGGAAAAAATCCGTGCCTCGATTTTGCTGAACCAAAGTGACGATGCGCGGATGGAGATGACGGTACAAAGCATGCCGATCCTGGAAAATCCTCGCTTTCTGGCGGGCATGATCAAGGACAACCAGCAGGAGATCGCGCCGTATCTTCGCCGCTTTCTGGAAGAAGGAATTCGCGACGGGTCCATCCGGACGGAATACCCCAAAGAGCTGTCTGAAGTGATTCCGCTTTTGACAGGTCTTTGGATGGTGCCAAGCCTGTATCCGGCTACAGCGGAAGAGATGATGCGTAAATTCCGCTTTCTCGGAACGATGCTGGAACGGATGGGGGTACCTGTAGTGAATGAGGAGCTGCTCAACAAATTGGCTCCTTATTTTGCCAGATTGGAGCAGGCGCAAAAACATTGA
- a CDS encoding MFS transporter produces MKRPLFTRYFALLLLGQLISLIGNYTLKFALSMYVLELTGSAEMFGMILAVSVVPTVLFSPLGGVMADRLDRRWLMVGLDVLSGSAVLCCGLFMSAGNRLEAIAGMQIFLGILGAFESPVVQACVPQLHSDENLLRANALVNQIQAIAGMVTPFVGGLVYAAWGIAPILTAVCACFWVAAFLECWIRMPGLPQKRQEPPFLILWNDLRQSVHFLHAEQPVVMRLLFLAAAVNFFASGCLTVGLPFLVRTELGMSAAWYGAAESVLGLASIFGGLLVTVLANYLPFKRMPRLLAAFGFSLLPSAVAFSVRSGAVLSYFVLVAGMAAASIGCSIFSVLGLCAIQQRTPAEMTGKVMAFVMTISQCAQPLGQLLYGWGWDRLPAGSVLGLTGVAVLLIAYHSRSLCRSLA; encoded by the coding sequence ATGAAGCGGCCATTGTTCACACGCTATTTCGCCTTGCTGTTGCTGGGACAGCTTATTTCCCTCATCGGAAACTACACACTGAAATTTGCACTTTCCATGTATGTATTGGAACTGACGGGATCGGCCGAAATGTTCGGGATGATCTTGGCAGTGTCGGTGGTGCCGACGGTGCTTTTTTCACCGCTGGGCGGGGTGATGGCGGACCGGTTGGATCGTCGCTGGCTGATGGTTGGTCTGGATGTACTCTCCGGGAGTGCGGTTCTTTGCTGCGGATTGTTTATGAGTGCAGGAAACAGACTGGAAGCCATTGCGGGAATGCAGATTTTTCTGGGGATTCTGGGTGCTTTTGAGTCTCCCGTGGTGCAGGCCTGCGTACCGCAGTTACACAGTGATGAGAATTTGCTGCGGGCCAATGCACTGGTCAACCAGATCCAAGCGATTGCCGGCATGGTTACACCTTTTGTGGGAGGACTTGTGTATGCGGCATGGGGCATTGCCCCGATTTTGACAGCAGTTTGCGCATGTTTTTGGGTGGCTGCTTTTCTGGAATGCTGGATCCGTATGCCCGGACTGCCCCAAAAGAGGCAGGAACCGCCTTTTCTGATTCTGTGGAATGACCTTCGCCAAAGTGTGCATTTCTTGCACGCAGAGCAACCGGTTGTGATGCGGCTTCTGTTTTTGGCCGCGGCGGTCAATTTCTTTGCTTCGGGATGTTTGACGGTAGGTCTTCCGTTTCTGGTACGTACCGAATTGGGAATGTCTGCCGCCTGGTATGGCGCGGCCGAGAGCGTTCTGGGACTGGCCTCGATTTTTGGGGGCTTGTTGGTCACTGTGCTGGCCAACTATCTGCCGTTTAAAAGAATGCCCCGCTTGTTGGCAGCTTTTGGATTTTCGCTGCTGCCTTCTGCTGTGGCCTTTTCCGTAAGAAGCGGTGCGGTGTTGTCCTACTTTGTGCTGGTTGCCGGAATGGCAGCAGCTTCCATAGGATGCAGTATCTTTTCCGTACTGGGGCTGTGTGCAATCCAGCAACGAACGCCCGCCGAAATGACCGGTAAGGTGATGGCCTTTGTGATGACCATCTCCCAATGTGCGCAGCCTCTGGGGCAGCTGTTGTACGGATGGGGATGGGACCGGCTGCCGGCGGGGAGTGTGTTGGGGCTGACTGGAGTGGCAGTGCTGCTGATTGCATACCATTCCCGTAGTCTTTGCCGAAGCCTGGCATAG
- a CDS encoding methylated-DNA--[protein]-cysteine S-methyltransferase, with amino-acid sequence MLYYTNYDSPLGSILMLASEKALMGLWLPGQTIDQERLAQACRRDSAPMLEQGRSWLDRYFCGQRPTPQEIPLDPQGSDFRRAVWHRLCRIPYGQLETYGQIAREMAEPKGGKMSAQAVGGAVGHNPIALIIPCHRVIGANGNLVGYGGGLALKKRILQYEGVDIRDLHDPKRKRNQ; translated from the coding sequence ATGCTGTACTACACGAACTATGATTCTCCGTTGGGCAGCATTCTCATGCTGGCCTCGGAAAAAGCCTTGATGGGTCTGTGGCTGCCGGGCCAGACCATCGATCAGGAACGGCTGGCACAGGCTTGTCGGAGAGATTCTGCGCCGATGCTGGAACAGGGACGCAGTTGGTTGGATCGGTATTTCTGCGGACAGCGTCCGACACCGCAGGAAATTCCGCTGGATCCTCAGGGCAGCGATTTTCGCCGTGCGGTATGGCACCGGCTTTGCCGTATTCCGTATGGCCAACTGGAAACGTACGGGCAGATTGCCCGGGAAATGGCAGAGCCAAAAGGCGGAAAAATGTCGGCCCAGGCGGTCGGCGGAGCTGTCGGACATAACCCCATCGCCCTGATTATTCCCTGCCACAGAGTCATCGGAGCCAACGGAAATCTGGTTGGGTACGGCGGCGGTCTGGCGCTGAAAAAACGCATCCTCCAATATGAGGGCGTTGATATCCGGGATTTGCACGACCCGAAAAGAAAACGGAATCAATGA
- a CDS encoding P1 family peptidase translates to MREISITDFENLKIGQAENVQAGTGCTVLLLGKEGAAAGLDVRGGGPASRESELLKPMAAANVIHAILLSGGSAFGLDAAGGVMRYLEERNIGFDVGVTKVPLVCQSCLFDLTVADSRIRPDEAMAYEACQNAESGNYRDGNFGAGTGATVGKTLGMDHCMKSGIGSYAVQAGPLKVGAVVAVNALGDVYDWKTGQKAAGLLADDRKTFLDGEEALLHKIEVVENKFVGNTTLGVVVTNARFDKARLCKIAGMAQDGYARAIRPVHTTADGDSIYAVSLGDVPADQDVVGALGARVMAEAILRAVRAAQSAYGFPAVSDL, encoded by the coding sequence ATGCGGGAAATTTCCATCACGGACTTTGAAAATCTGAAAATCGGTCAGGCAGAGAACGTACAGGCCGGTACCGGTTGCACCGTGCTGCTTTTGGGTAAGGAAGGCGCGGCTGCTGGATTGGACGTGCGCGGCGGAGGTCCGGCGTCCCGGGAAAGTGAACTGCTCAAACCCATGGCGGCCGCAAACGTGATTCACGCCATTCTGCTTTCCGGGGGCAGTGCATTCGGCCTGGATGCAGCCGGTGGTGTAATGCGCTATCTGGAAGAACGTAACATTGGTTTTGATGTAGGCGTCACAAAGGTTCCGCTGGTTTGTCAGTCCTGCCTTTTTGATCTGACTGTTGCGGACAGCCGCATACGTCCCGATGAGGCGATGGCATATGAGGCCTGCCAGAATGCGGAGAGCGGCAACTATCGGGACGGCAATTTTGGCGCGGGTACCGGTGCAACGGTGGGCAAGACACTTGGCATGGATCATTGCATGAAGTCCGGGATCGGCAGCTATGCTGTACAGGCGGGTCCTCTGAAAGTGGGGGCGGTGGTTGCCGTCAATGCCCTGGGAGATGTATATGACTGGAAAACCGGTCAAAAGGCCGCGGGGCTTCTGGCGGATGACCGTAAAACGTTTTTGGACGGTGAGGAGGCGCTGCTGCACAAAATCGAAGTGGTAGAAAATAAATTTGTCGGCAATACTACGCTGGGGGTTGTGGTGACAAACGCGCGGTTTGACAAAGCGAGATTGTGCAAGATCGCCGGGATGGCACAGGACGGGTATGCAAGAGCAATCCGTCCGGTACACACTACGGCGGACGGAGACAGTATCTATGCGGTTTCGTTGGGCGATGTGCCGGCTGATCAGGATGTGGTAGGTGCACTGGGAGCACGTGTCATGGCGGAGGCTATCTTGCGTGCAGTGCGTGCAGCACAAAGTGCCTACGGATTCCCGGCGGTTTCAGATCTGTAA
- a CDS encoding glutamate-cysteine ligase family protein, translating into MAKLDEQKRVLVEYFQQGCKPEGKLTLGLEVEHFVTHAGGEPVTFGEIQSVMRQMQQPYDTPIMIDGEYMGYTTEQYSVSLEPACQVEISIMPQSSVLKIMDIYNQFYLQLSMTLAARGLRAWTVSYHPTRRAEELPLIPKQRYEAMDRYFKNTGSCGIQMMRATASTQLSVDYYSERDFVQKMRAACLLTPFFALLSDNAVQYQAHRNNAYSVRTRIWQDVDSDRCGVPPHLMDPDFGFERYAETILTRPLIVALRGNRTKAVGRKSAQEIYGSHLLKKEVEHVLSMFFFDARLKTYVEIRGADCMPPKFIAAYAQLVKTIFGSQAALQNVLRHYEGVNTGDIANAKMAVCKDGFNAWVYGRPIGKELAWLLLQARSRTPSQEERALLEPLAKLVVMKKTIREEEHEND; encoded by the coding sequence ATGGCAAAACTGGATGAACAAAAAAGAGTCCTGGTTGAGTATTTCCAACAGGGGTGTAAGCCGGAGGGAAAGCTCACACTGGGACTTGAGGTGGAGCATTTTGTTACCCACGCAGGCGGTGAGCCGGTAACCTTCGGCGAAATCCAGAGCGTTATGCGGCAGATGCAGCAGCCCTATGATACCCCCATCATGATCGATGGAGAATATATGGGCTATACCACCGAGCAGTATAGCGTATCTCTGGAACCTGCCTGCCAGGTGGAAATCAGCATCATGCCCCAAAGTAGTGTGCTCAAAATCATGGATATCTATAATCAGTTTTATCTGCAGTTGAGCATGACACTGGCGGCGCGCGGTTTGAGGGCCTGGACGGTCAGTTATCATCCTACTCGCCGGGCGGAGGAACTGCCGCTGATCCCGAAGCAACGCTATGAGGCGATGGACCGATATTTTAAAAACACCGGTTCCTGTGGCATTCAGATGATGCGGGCGACAGCTTCGACCCAGCTGTCAGTCGATTATTACAGTGAACGTGATTTTGTACAAAAAATGCGGGCGGCTTGTTTGCTGACACCGTTTTTTGCACTGCTCAGTGATAACGCCGTACAGTATCAGGCACACCGTAACAATGCCTACAGCGTTCGCACCCGAATCTGGCAGGATGTGGACAGTGACCGGTGTGGTGTCCCGCCGCACCTTATGGACCCGGATTTTGGGTTTGAACGTTATGCCGAGACCATTCTGACACGGCCTCTGATTGTGGCACTGCGAGGCAACCGGACCAAGGCAGTAGGGCGCAAAAGCGCACAGGAAATATACGGCAGCCACCTGTTAAAAAAAGAAGTAGAGCATGTACTGTCCATGTTCTTTTTTGACGCGCGCCTGAAAACGTATGTGGAAATCCGTGGAGCAGATTGTATGCCGCCCAAATTTATTGCGGCGTATGCCCAGCTGGTCAAGACGATTTTCGGCAGCCAGGCGGCCCTGCAGAACGTGTTGCGGCACTATGAGGGGGTAAACACCGGGGATATCGCCAATGCAAAAATGGCGGTTTGCAAAGACGGGTTCAACGCCTGGGTTTATGGGCGGCCCATCGGTAAGGAACTGGCATGGCTTTTGCTGCAGGCACGCAGCCGTACGCCGTCGCAGGAGGAACGGGCCTTGCTGGAACCTCTTGCCAAACTGGTGGTAATGAAGAAAACGATACGGGAAGAAGAACACGAGAATGACTGA